Proteins encoded in a region of the Novibacillus thermophilus genome:
- a CDS encoding ABC transporter ATP-binding protein produces the protein MTVLKTTNLTKKFGKLTALDGVDMDVDEGEIFGFIGPNGAGKSTTIRILLGLLKPTAGEANIFGKDAWKDAVEIHKRIAYVPGDVNLWPNLTGGEVIDLFLSLRGEKHRNRREELIERFQLDPSKKCGTYSKGNRQKVALVAAFSSNADLYILDEPTSGLDPLMERVFQECVMEAKAEGKSVLLSSHILSEVEKVCDRVGIIRQGRIIESGTLSELRHLTRTYVLVETKQPVPELNALSGVHHVERKDRVMRFQVDTEELDRVMKYVSQYGIVKLESAPPTLEDLFMRHYEGASGVRRDG, from the coding sequence GTGACGGTGCTAAAGACGACGAACTTGACTAAAAAGTTCGGGAAGTTGACGGCGTTGGACGGTGTCGACATGGACGTGGACGAAGGAGAAATTTTCGGTTTTATCGGCCCGAACGGAGCGGGGAAGTCGACGACGATCCGCATCTTGCTCGGCTTGTTAAAGCCGACGGCAGGGGAGGCGAACATTTTCGGCAAAGACGCGTGGAAAGACGCGGTAGAGATTCACAAGCGCATCGCCTACGTGCCGGGAGACGTGAATTTGTGGCCGAACTTGACGGGCGGAGAAGTGATCGACCTGTTTCTCTCCTTGCGGGGGGAAAAGCACAGGAACCGACGAGAGGAATTGATCGAGCGTTTCCAGCTGGACCCGTCAAAAAAATGCGGCACGTATTCCAAAGGAAACCGGCAAAAGGTGGCATTAGTGGCGGCGTTCTCCTCTAATGCCGATCTGTACATTTTGGATGAACCGACTTCTGGCCTCGATCCTTTGATGGAACGGGTTTTCCAGGAATGCGTCATGGAAGCGAAAGCAGAAGGGAAAAGCGTCCTTCTTTCCAGCCACATTTTGTCGGAAGTGGAGAAAGTGTGTGACCGTGTCGGCATTATTCGCCAGGGCCGAATCATTGAATCGGGAACGTTAAGTGAGTTGCGCCATTTAACGCGGACCTACGTGCTCGTCGAGACGAAGCAGCCGGTTCCGGAGTTAAACGCGTTAAGCGGCGTGCATCACGTTGAACGGAAGGATCGCGTCATGCGTTTTCAGGTGGATACGGAAGAACTGGATCGTGTGATGAAATATGTCAGCCAATACGGAATTGTAAAGTTGGAGAGTGCGCCGCCGACGTTGGAAGATTTATTTATGCGCCACTATGAAGGAGCAAGTGGGGTGAGGCGGGATGGCTGA
- a CDS encoding ABC transporter permease, whose amino-acid sequence MADAVFAKSSRLSRFILRKERVRIPLWLAGLTFFTLIVPIAFKDLYPTQEERDAMAEGMRNPAMTAMVGPGDLDHYTIGAMTAHQMLLFTAVVVGLMNILLVTRHTRGEEEDGSAELVRSLPVGRLSYVHAALSVMILTNVVLALLTGFGLYALRLDSMDLEGSLLYGAVIGAIGLFFAAVTVLFAQFSASSRATIGYAVTLLVLSYLVRAIGDVVNDAISWLSPLGWVTKAEVYTNNRWGAVWLTLGASALLLAAAYYLQALRDFGAGFLPPRPGRKHASSLLRRPTGLALRLQRTGMIAWAVGMLLIGLSYGSVLGDLELFFSDNEMMRQFLSPAPGVSLTEQFIPMLMAVMAILGTIPPVMTVNKLYSEEKKGRMGHVLGGAVSRTRLMTGYVTLAAVNGFVMLSLAALGLWSAGTTVMEEPFAFGTVFGAAIAYYPAVLVMIGAAASLIGTVPRLTSVVWLYLFFSFVVVYLGGLFQFPDWVETLTPYGHIPEIPGEGVDYKIGFVLVAVAILLVAVGLTGYRRRDVDG is encoded by the coding sequence ATGGCTGACGCGGTATTTGCCAAAAGTAGCAGGCTCTCCCGTTTCATTTTGAGGAAAGAGCGTGTGCGCATTCCGTTGTGGCTCGCAGGCCTCACGTTTTTTACGCTCATCGTGCCTATTGCGTTCAAAGATTTATATCCTACCCAAGAAGAGCGGGATGCGATGGCGGAAGGGATGCGCAATCCAGCGATGACGGCCATGGTCGGCCCCGGGGATTTGGATCACTATACGATCGGCGCGATGACAGCCCATCAAATGCTGTTGTTCACCGCCGTTGTGGTCGGATTGATGAACATCTTGCTCGTGACTCGCCACACCCGGGGAGAAGAGGAAGACGGATCAGCCGAGTTGGTCCGTTCATTGCCGGTCGGACGCCTGTCTTATGTGCATGCCGCATTGTCGGTCATGATTTTGACCAATGTGGTGTTGGCTTTGTTGACCGGTTTTGGCTTATACGCCTTGCGCCTCGACAGCATGGATCTGGAAGGGTCGCTGCTTTACGGTGCGGTTATCGGTGCGATCGGTCTCTTCTTCGCCGCAGTGACGGTCTTGTTTGCTCAGTTTTCGGCAAGTTCCCGGGCAACGATAGGGTATGCTGTCACCTTACTCGTCTTGTCCTATCTCGTCCGGGCCATCGGTGACGTGGTGAATGACGCCATCTCGTGGCTTTCGCCTCTGGGCTGGGTGACGAAGGCCGAAGTGTACACGAACAACCGTTGGGGGGCGGTTTGGTTAACCCTTGGAGCGTCAGCGCTTCTGCTTGCTGCTGCCTATTACTTGCAGGCGTTGCGTGATTTCGGAGCCGGATTTCTCCCGCCGCGGCCGGGCCGGAAACACGCGTCTTCTCTGTTGCGACGTCCGACGGGGCTCGCTTTGCGGCTGCAGCGAACGGGTATGATCGCATGGGCTGTCGGCATGCTGCTCATCGGACTGTCCTACGGATCGGTGTTAGGCGATTTGGAGCTGTTTTTTAGCGACAATGAGATGATGCGGCAGTTTCTCTCGCCTGCTCCCGGCGTATCCTTGACAGAACAGTTTATCCCGATGTTGATGGCGGTGATGGCCATTCTCGGCACAATCCCCCCTGTCATGACTGTGAACAAGCTGTACAGTGAAGAGAAAAAGGGCCGGATGGGACACGTGCTGGGAGGGGCAGTATCACGTACGCGGCTGATGACAGGCTATGTGACCCTGGCCGCTGTAAACGGGTTCGTCATGCTGTCCCTGGCGGCTTTAGGACTGTGGTCGGCAGGAACAACCGTCATGGAAGAGCCGTTTGCATTCGGCACTGTTTTCGGCGCCGCCATCGCTTACTATCCGGCTGTCCTCGTCATGATTGGCGCTGCTGCGTCGCTTATCGGCACAGTGCCGAGACTGACGAGTGTGGTCTGGCTCTACCTGTTTTTCTCCTTTGTTGTCGTATATCTCGGCGGGTTGTTCCAGTTTCCGGACTGGGTTGAAACCCTTACGCCATACGGTCACATTCCGGAGATTCCCGGTGAAGGTGTGGATTACAAAATTGGTTTTGTTCTTGTTGCCGTCGCTATCCTGCTCGTGGCGGTGGGATTGACTGGTTACAGGAGGCGGGATGTTGACGGTTAA
- a CDS encoding NAD(P)/FAD-dependent oxidoreductase, with protein MKVVVVGAGIVGTSTAYHLACKGADVFLVDRKDEGQATAAGAGIVCPWLSKRRSVNWYRLARTGTRYYATLISQLEEDGETAVGYARIGALAVSRDSDELDAIEERARQKRKDAPEMGEISRLDAQEVQKLFPPLHEELSAVHITGAARVDGRLLSQALKRSARKRGVKECTGEAQLEVSGVGVTGVRVNGEKIRADAVVVAAGAWSAELLHPFQLKLPVEPQRGQIVHLRLPGTDTSRWPVVLPESSHYLLAFDDSRIVVGATREDGSGFDYRVTAGGLEEVFREALSVAPGLADGTVHDIRVGFRPMSLRRLPLIGAHPHIPGLVVATGMGPTGLTIGPYAGKLAAGLALGEEPEVDLEPFNPFRTGGQ; from the coding sequence ATGAAGGTTGTGGTAGTCGGAGCGGGCATCGTGGGAACGAGCACGGCCTACCACCTCGCCTGTAAAGGAGCAGACGTTTTTCTCGTAGACCGAAAGGACGAGGGACAGGCGACGGCGGCAGGGGCCGGGATCGTGTGTCCGTGGCTGTCCAAAAGGCGGAGTGTCAATTGGTACCGCCTGGCCCGGACCGGGACACGTTACTATGCAACGCTCATCTCCCAGTTGGAAGAAGACGGTGAGACGGCCGTCGGTTATGCTCGCATCGGAGCATTGGCGGTCAGTCGAGATTCAGATGAGCTGGATGCGATTGAAGAGCGGGCCCGACAGAAGCGAAAAGACGCTCCTGAAATGGGAGAGATTTCACGGTTAGACGCTCAAGAGGTGCAAAAACTTTTCCCGCCTTTGCACGAGGAGCTTTCAGCCGTACACATTACCGGGGCGGCCAGGGTTGACGGCCGTTTGCTCTCTCAAGCCTTAAAGCGATCCGCGCGAAAACGCGGGGTAAAAGAGTGTACAGGAGAGGCTCAGTTAGAAGTGAGTGGCGTTGGCGTCACTGGTGTTCGGGTAAACGGTGAGAAAATTAGAGCGGACGCCGTCGTCGTGGCAGCCGGAGCCTGGTCAGCAGAATTGTTGCACCCGTTCCAGCTGAAACTGCCTGTGGAGCCGCAACGGGGTCAGATTGTGCACCTCCGGCTGCCAGGGACAGACACGTCGCGTTGGCCGGTTGTGCTTCCTGAGAGCAGCCATTACTTGCTTGCGTTTGATGATTCCCGCATTGTAGTCGGAGCTACCCGGGAAGACGGTTCCGGCTTCGACTACCGGGTGACGGCGGGAGGGCTAGAGGAAGTGTTCCGCGAGGCTTTATCCGTTGCGCCCGGACTGGCTGACGGTACGGTACACGACATTAGAGTGGGGTTTCGGCCGATGAGTTTGAGGCGTCTCCCGTTGATCGGTGCGCATCCACACATTCCTGGGTTGGTCGTGGCGACTGGCATGGGACCGACTGGATTGACGATCGGGCCTTACGCGGGGAAACTGGCGGCGGGCCTCGCGCTAGGCGAAGAGCCAGAGGTGGATTTGGAGCCTTTCAATCCGTTCCGAACTGGGGGGCAGTGA
- a CDS encoding M23 family metallopeptidase — protein sequence MTFVILQVLVINLILPAVFIYSLWRGSFESKLEWLIQLLATTLLTVWVFLAGRWDWTGYYMRYAWLVFLAAAIYLSWRKTRSRPFRIAFDHKQKWSMGVCVVVLLVFGLYNVFVISSLTTQDDAIALSFPLKSGTYYVGQGGNHVQMNYHQAYSPQEYALDIVKINTLGLRAHGLYPKDLHQYEIYGDRLFSPCDGEVLETRGDLPDLTPPDTDPDQPEGNYVALTCDDEEAVIYICHMQQGSVAVAEGDVVREGQLLGTVGNSGNTSEPHLHIHAEKDGEGVPIRFGGRFLVRNNLMRK from the coding sequence GTGACGTTTGTCATTCTCCAAGTACTCGTCATCAACTTGATTCTGCCCGCCGTATTTATTTACTCCTTGTGGAGGGGGTCATTTGAGAGCAAGCTCGAATGGCTAATACAACTACTCGCAACGACCCTGTTAACTGTGTGGGTATTTCTGGCCGGACGATGGGATTGGACCGGGTATTACATGCGTTATGCCTGGTTGGTGTTTCTGGCTGCTGCCATTTACTTGTCATGGAGGAAAACCCGTTCTCGGCCCTTTCGGATTGCCTTCGACCACAAGCAAAAGTGGTCGATGGGCGTGTGCGTCGTCGTTTTGCTCGTGTTTGGCCTGTACAATGTGTTTGTTATCAGCAGTTTGACCACTCAAGATGACGCCATCGCCTTGTCCTTCCCGCTGAAGAGCGGCACATACTACGTCGGTCAGGGCGGGAACCACGTGCAGATGAATTATCACCAGGCCTATTCACCGCAGGAGTACGCGTTGGACATCGTGAAGATAAACACGTTAGGCCTACGAGCCCACGGCCTGTACCCGAAAGACCTTCATCAGTACGAGATCTACGGCGACCGACTGTTCAGTCCGTGTGACGGCGAAGTGTTGGAAACGAGAGGAGACCTGCCGGATTTGACGCCACCTGATACCGATCCTGATCAACCCGAAGGCAATTATGTAGCTCTCACATGTGACGATGAGGAGGCTGTCATCTATATTTGCCACATGCAGCAGGGAAGCGTCGCGGTAGCGGAAGGGGACGTTGTCCGGGAAGGCCAATTGCTCGGGACTGTGGGCAATTCTGGCAATACTTCCGAACCGCACCTGCACATTCATGCGGAGAAGGACGGGGAAGGTGTTCCGATACGATTCGGTGGCCGGTTTCTCGTCAGAAACAACCTCATGCGCAAGTAG
- a CDS encoding aldo/keto reductase, with the protein MNFVTLNNGIKMPQLGFGVWKVDNEVVTSAVAKALEVGYRSIDTAMIYRNEEGVGKAIKESGIPREDLFITTKVWNSDQGYDKTLKAYDESLKRLGLDYVDLYLIHWPTPEYDEYVDTYKAMEKLYKDGRVRAIGVCNFEIEHLQRLLDECEVTPVLNQVECHPYFAQDEIKDFCAKHDIFVEAWSPLDNGGEVLQDEKIRQIADAHGKTNAQVILRWHLQNNTITIPKSVTPSRIEENFNVFDFELSEEEMRIIDSLDRGARRGAHPNEMNVR; encoded by the coding sequence TTGAATTTCGTCACGTTGAACAACGGGATCAAAATGCCTCAACTCGGGTTTGGCGTATGGAAAGTCGACAATGAAGTCGTCACATCTGCGGTGGCAAAAGCGCTTGAAGTGGGCTACCGGTCCATTGATACGGCCATGATTTACCGCAATGAGGAAGGGGTTGGAAAGGCTATCAAGGAATCGGGTATTCCACGGGAAGACCTCTTCATCACGACAAAGGTTTGGAACAGCGACCAAGGATATGACAAGACGTTGAAGGCGTACGACGAAAGTTTAAAGCGACTAGGACTAGATTACGTCGACCTTTACTTAATTCACTGGCCGACGCCGGAATATGACGAGTACGTCGATACATACAAGGCGATGGAAAAGCTTTATAAGGACGGACGGGTAAGGGCAATCGGTGTGTGCAACTTTGAGATCGAGCACTTACAGCGCCTTTTGGACGAATGTGAAGTCACACCTGTCCTCAACCAGGTGGAATGTCATCCGTACTTCGCACAGGACGAGATCAAAGACTTCTGTGCTAAGCACGACATTTTTGTCGAAGCGTGGAGTCCGCTGGATAATGGAGGAGAGGTGCTTCAAGACGAAAAGATTAGGCAAATAGCTGACGCCCACGGCAAAACGAATGCACAAGTCATCTTGCGCTGGCACTTGCAAAACAACACGATTACGATTCCCAAGTCGGTCACGCCGTCGCGTATAGAAGAGAACTTCAACGTATTTGACTTTGAACTCAGTGAAGAAGAAATGCGAATCATCGATTCCCTCGACCGCGGTGCTCGCCGAGGAGCCCACCCTAATGAAATGAACGTGCGTTAG
- a CDS encoding ISNCY family transposase, with product MSRQELKRYTVIDRWIQGLITGGEAAELLGLSYRQVCRLKKRVLEEGETGIIHKNKGRKPAHALSDNTRQRILELHQSDAYQGCNDVHFAELLAKYEGIHVSPSTVRRIRSEAGIKPKRKRRPANVHRPRERKPQAGMLVQMDGSPHPWLEDRAEPMSLLAAIDDATGKVVAALFRPQEDTEGYFRLTRQMIEQTGIPMSVYSDRHMIFRSPNEKQTIEQELAGEPVPLSQFGQALEELGVTHIKALTPQAKGRIERLFQTLQDRWIVELRLRGIDTIEEANTVLPELIKAHNEQFAVEPRDPESAFVPLEQGQALDLILCYREKRTLGTGETIAYKGKTYTIDRSDHQQTIPRKTRVEVRETLDGRLFVRHKGVDYPLKETVKPKRQSLQKQKASSEKQPHKPALNHPWRQYGRTQSKSRIRQRA from the coding sequence ATGAGCAGACAAGAGCTGAAGCGTTACACCGTCATTGATCGCTGGATTCAAGGTTTGATCACAGGAGGTGAAGCCGCTGAACTCCTTGGGTTAAGTTACCGCCAGGTTTGTCGTCTCAAAAAACGGGTGCTTGAGGAGGGGGAAACGGGGATTATCCACAAAAACAAAGGACGCAAACCGGCACACGCACTGTCTGACAATACACGTCAAAGAATTCTGGAGCTCCACCAAAGCGATGCGTATCAAGGGTGTAATGATGTGCATTTTGCCGAATTGTTGGCCAAGTACGAAGGAATTCACGTCAGTCCGTCAACCGTGCGTCGCATTCGCTCTGAGGCCGGCATCAAACCGAAACGCAAACGGCGTCCGGCTAACGTGCACCGGCCACGTGAGCGAAAGCCACAAGCCGGCATGTTAGTCCAAATGGACGGGAGCCCTCACCCTTGGTTGGAAGATCGAGCGGAACCGATGTCCCTTCTTGCCGCCATTGATGATGCCACTGGAAAAGTCGTGGCTGCTCTTTTCCGGCCACAGGAGGACACCGAGGGCTATTTTAGGCTGACACGACAGATGATTGAGCAAACTGGCATTCCGATGAGTGTGTATTCGGATCGCCATATGATTTTCCGTTCCCCTAACGAGAAGCAAACGATCGAGCAGGAATTGGCGGGAGAACCCGTTCCTTTGTCGCAATTCGGACAAGCCCTTGAAGAGTTAGGTGTGACTCATATCAAAGCCTTAACACCACAAGCCAAGGGACGGATTGAACGGCTGTTCCAAACGCTACAAGACCGTTGGATTGTCGAGTTGCGCCTCCGGGGCATCGACACCATTGAGGAGGCCAACACGGTGCTGCCGGAGTTGATCAAAGCGCATAACGAACAGTTTGCGGTTGAACCGCGTGACCCAGAAAGTGCGTTTGTCCCTTTGGAACAAGGACAAGCGTTGGATCTAATTCTTTGCTACCGTGAAAAGCGTACTCTGGGAACCGGAGAAACAATTGCTTACAAAGGAAAAACCTACACAATAGATCGCTCGGATCACCAACAAACCATCCCGCGCAAAACCCGTGTCGAAGTGCGAGAAACATTAGACGGAAGACTATTTGTCCGGCACAAAGGGGTGGATTACCCCCTAAAGGAAACAGTAAAACCAAAACGCCAGTCGCTGCAAAAACAAAAGGCGAGCTCGGAGAAACAACCTCACAAGCCCGCACTCAATCATCCTTGGCGCCAATATGGGCGCACCCAATCTAAATCTAGGATACGACAACGGGCTTAA
- the erm gene encoding 23S ribosomal RNA methyltransferase Erm: MNKQNKRHRRIRKFKDGTNFPGQHFMHRGLAKRLVEMAKIKPEDLVLDIGAGTGALTLPLADKAGKVLAIENDPVLAEKLQRKVAEKHNVTVIQQSILDMRLPRRPFCVVSSIPYSITTPILRKLLDQPGPAFQWAVLVVEKGAAKRFTAVPVTDPRIMTWRMWFHIERGRTIPPQHFSPPPDVESSVLTVRRRHEPGVSLRHRARFAALAAYCLKDPERPMDEALKGVFTPRQIKRLVKQLKIDRYAPIYSLSERQWEFVFHTMRQYVEPYRWPK, encoded by the coding sequence ATGAACAAACAGAATAAACGCCATCGGCGGATTCGCAAATTTAAGGACGGGACGAATTTTCCAGGACAGCACTTTATGCATCGGGGATTAGCCAAAAGGTTGGTGGAGATGGCGAAGATAAAACCGGAGGATCTCGTCCTCGACATCGGTGCCGGAACCGGGGCATTGACGCTTCCCTTGGCAGATAAGGCGGGGAAAGTACTGGCGATCGAAAATGACCCGGTTTTGGCAGAGAAGCTTCAGAGAAAGGTGGCAGAAAAACATAACGTCACCGTGATTCAACAAAGTATTTTAGACATGCGTTTGCCCCGGAGGCCGTTTTGTGTCGTGTCCAGTATACCGTACTCGATCACGACTCCTATACTACGGAAGCTCCTGGATCAACCGGGCCCAGCGTTTCAATGGGCGGTACTCGTCGTTGAAAAAGGAGCGGCAAAGCGATTTACTGCGGTTCCGGTGACAGACCCCCGCATCATGACATGGAGAATGTGGTTCCACATCGAGAGGGGGCGAACGATACCCCCCCAACACTTTTCACCTCCGCCAGACGTGGAGTCATCTGTTTTAACCGTGCGAAGAAGGCATGAACCTGGGGTTTCCCTTCGCCACCGCGCCCGTTTTGCAGCTTTGGCAGCGTATTGCCTCAAAGATCCAGAACGGCCGATGGACGAGGCGTTAAAGGGCGTGTTTACGCCACGGCAAATAAAGCGGTTGGTTAAACAGCTGAAGATAGACCGATACGCACCGATCTATTCTCTCAGTGAACGACAGTGGGAATTCGTTTTTCATACAATGCGTCAGTATGTGGAACCTTACCGTTGGCCGAAATAA
- a CDS encoding ABC transporter ATP-binding protein, with amino-acid sequence MIRRFFSYYQPHRRLFMIDFMSAVIVAVLELAFPVAVQWFIDRLLPGGNWPMIVTVSVLLLFVYALSTFLQYVVVFLGHKLGINIETDMRQELFYHVQKQSFRFFDNTKTGNIMSRISNDLFDIGELAHHGPEDFFIAVMTFVGTFCIMFTINVKLALVTFLVVPFLIWVITYCNVRMHRAWRLMYSKIADINSRVEDSVSGIRVVQSFTNEEYEKKRFDADNKKFREAKLKGYRVMAFTTSSVYMMTRFVTLIVLVVGAWLSFRHELSYGELVSFVLYVNVLMKPVDKISALMELYPRGMAGFKRFLELLAQEPDVQDRDHAIDAPALKGNIRFEHVYFQYDPDHPVLEDIHFSIKAGETVAFVGPSGAGKTTICSLIPRFYDVDRGRITIDNMDVRDLTKRSLRSQIGIVQQDVFLFTGTIRENIAYGKLDATEEEIREAARRAHLESFIDTLPDGYDTQVGERGLKLSGGQKQRIAIARTFLKNPPILILDEATSALDTESEKLIQAALHELSEERTTLVIAHRLATIRNADRIIVVTKDGIAEQGSYDELLERGGVFARLHRIQYERLSETNAR; translated from the coding sequence ATGATTCGGCGCTTTTTCTCCTACTATCAACCGCATCGAAGGCTATTTATGATCGACTTTATGAGTGCCGTCATAGTCGCCGTTCTCGAGCTCGCCTTTCCAGTTGCAGTGCAGTGGTTTATTGACCGCTTGCTTCCAGGCGGGAACTGGCCGATGATCGTCACGGTCAGCGTTTTATTGCTCTTCGTCTATGCGCTGAGTACCTTCTTGCAGTACGTCGTCGTCTTTCTCGGACACAAATTGGGCATCAACATTGAAACGGACATGCGCCAGGAGCTTTTTTATCATGTGCAAAAACAATCCTTTCGATTTTTTGACAACACGAAAACTGGCAACATTATGAGCAGGATCAGCAACGACTTGTTTGATATCGGGGAACTCGCCCACCACGGACCCGAAGATTTTTTCATTGCGGTCATGACCTTTGTCGGTACGTTCTGCATCATGTTCACGATCAACGTAAAGCTAGCCCTCGTCACCTTTTTAGTCGTACCGTTTCTCATCTGGGTCATCACCTACTGCAATGTCCGCATGCATCGAGCGTGGCGGTTAATGTATTCGAAAATTGCAGACATTAACTCCCGTGTCGAAGACAGTGTGTCCGGCATTCGGGTCGTCCAATCGTTCACAAATGAAGAGTATGAAAAGAAACGGTTCGACGCTGACAACAAGAAATTCCGCGAGGCGAAATTAAAAGGGTACCGAGTGATGGCCTTCACGACTTCCAGCGTCTACATGATGACGCGGTTTGTGACGCTCATCGTACTCGTTGTCGGCGCCTGGCTGTCGTTTCGCCACGAATTGTCGTACGGTGAACTAGTCAGTTTCGTCCTGTACGTCAATGTGTTAATGAAACCGGTTGACAAAATCAGTGCATTGATGGAACTGTACCCGCGAGGCATGGCCGGATTCAAGCGGTTTCTCGAACTGCTCGCCCAAGAACCCGATGTGCAAGACCGTGACCACGCGATAGACGCTCCGGCTCTTAAAGGGAATATTCGATTTGAACACGTTTATTTCCAATACGATCCAGATCATCCCGTCTTAGAGGACATTCATTTTTCAATAAAAGCCGGAGAAACGGTCGCTTTCGTCGGCCCGTCAGGTGCCGGCAAGACGACCATTTGCTCCCTCATTCCCCGCTTTTACGATGTAGACCGGGGAAGGATTACGATTGACAACATGGACGTACGCGATCTCACCAAACGCTCCCTCCGGTCGCAAATTGGTATCGTACAACAAGACGTTTTTCTGTTTACCGGAACGATTCGCGAAAACATCGCTTACGGAAAGTTGGACGCCACCGAGGAAGAAATACGTGAAGCCGCAAGACGGGCCCATCTGGAGTCGTTTATTGACACGTTGCCGGATGGGTATGACACCCAGGTAGGCGAAAGAGGGCTGAAACTGTCCGGCGGCCAGAAACAGCGGATTGCCATTGCCCGCACCTTTCTGAAAAACCCGCCGATTTTGATTCTGGACGAAGCGACGTCCGCTTTAGATACCGAATCGGAAAAGTTGATTCAAGCTGCCCTGCACGAACTGTCCGAAGAGCGCACCACCTTGGTGATTGCCCATCGCTTGGCGACGATTCGCAACGCTGACAGAATTATCGTCGTGACAAAAGACGGCATCGCCGAACAAGGGAGTTACGATGAGTTGTTGGAGCGAGGCGGCGTTTTTGCCAGACTCCACCGCATTCAATACGAACGTCTTTCAGAAACAAACGCAAGGTGA
- the purU gene encoding formyltetrahydrofolate deformylase gives MRHTDTLPTEAPLQNSTKDRVRLLISCPDRPGIVASVSQFLYEHGGNIVQSDQHTTDPENGMFFMRIEADFHRSNSEGMEQAFSDIAGKFDMDWRVEHAGQKKRLAIFVSKEDHCLLELLWQWKSGNLDVEMAFVASNHPTLRETVEEMGIPFYHFPVTADNKRKVERAQEDLIRKYRVDLIVLARYMQILTPQFTAAFPNRIINIHHSFLPAFVGANPYARAYERGVKLIGATAHYVTDELDEGPIIEQDVQRVNHRDQVEDLKQIGKYIERIVLARAVRWHIEDRILTYENKTIVFS, from the coding sequence ATGAGACACACTGACACGTTACCGACTGAAGCACCACTGCAAAACAGTACGAAAGACCGGGTGCGCCTCTTAATCTCTTGCCCGGACCGACCGGGGATTGTCGCGAGTGTCTCCCAGTTTCTTTACGAACACGGCGGAAATATCGTCCAGTCGGATCAGCACACGACAGACCCGGAAAACGGCATGTTTTTCATGCGGATTGAAGCAGATTTTCACCGTTCCAATTCCGAAGGTATGGAACAGGCGTTTTCCGACATCGCCGGCAAGTTCGACATGGACTGGCGTGTGGAGCACGCTGGACAAAAAAAGCGCCTCGCCATTTTCGTGTCCAAAGAAGATCACTGTTTGCTGGAGCTCCTTTGGCAATGGAAGTCTGGCAATTTAGACGTGGAGATGGCCTTTGTCGCCAGCAACCACCCGACCTTGCGGGAAACCGTCGAAGAAATGGGCATTCCTTTCTACCATTTCCCCGTGACGGCTGACAACAAACGGAAAGTTGAACGTGCTCAAGAAGATCTGATCCGCAAGTATCGTGTCGACCTCATCGTGTTGGCGAGATACATGCAAATTTTGACACCCCAGTTCACGGCGGCCTTTCCGAACCGGATCATTAACATTCACCACTCTTTTTTGCCGGCTTTTGTCGGTGCCAATCCTTACGCCCGCGCTTACGAAAGAGGGGTCAAACTGATCGGGGCGACGGCCCACTACGTCACCGACGAGTTAGACGAAGGCCCGATTATCGAGCAAGACGTACAGCGCGTCAACCATCGGGACCAGGTGGAAGACTTGAAGCAAATCGGAAAGTACATCGAACGCATCGTCCTGGCTCGGGCCGTCAGATGGCACATTGAAGACCGCATTCTGACGTATGAAAACAAAACCATTGTCTTTTCTTAA
- a CDS encoding TetR/AcrR family transcriptional regulator translates to MATSKGQKKRDFILEKAKELFIQKGYAGTSMEDLVQYSGVSKGSIYYHFDSKEDLFLNVIEKDTKEWLASWREKERRYTSFAEKLYGIADHYAEDFHNPLQKVAEEFMFSQPIQTELLDHALMTIRTKREEYANIFRDAIEAGEIEAGSPEELSFIFSGLMDGLSTLYYVKSQDELKLLYKQAITYFLKGVIPR, encoded by the coding sequence ATGGCGACATCGAAAGGACAAAAAAAGCGCGACTTTATTTTGGAAAAAGCGAAAGAGCTCTTTATCCAAAAAGGTTATGCGGGGACCTCTATGGAAGATCTGGTGCAGTACAGCGGCGTCAGTAAAGGGAGTATATACTACCACTTTGACAGCAAAGAGGATTTGTTTTTGAACGTGATTGAAAAAGATACGAAAGAATGGTTGGCATCCTGGCGGGAAAAGGAAAGACGTTATACGTCGTTTGCGGAAAAGTTGTACGGAATTGCTGACCATTATGCGGAAGACTTCCATAACCCGCTCCAAAAAGTGGCAGAAGAGTTCATGTTTAGCCAACCGATTCAGACAGAACTGCTGGACCATGCGCTGATGACGATACGGACGAAGCGGGAAGAGTATGCCAACATTTTTCGGGACGCCATTGAGGCCGGGGAGATCGAAGCGGGTTCCCCTGAAGAGCTGTCTTTCATATTTTCAGGGTTGATGGATGGGCTCAGTACACTGTATTACGTGAAGTCGCAGGACGAACTCAAATTACTGTACAAACAGGCGATTACGTATTTCTTGAAAGGAGTGATCCCGCGGTAA